ACAAGGTTAAGGGAAAAGCTTGGCAACTGCGTCAAAGCAGTATGCAGCGTTATGAAACGTTGATTCCTGAATTAGAAAAAAGTTTGGGACGCGAGATTCCTTTTAATCGTCAAGGAATTCTTTTACTTTGTTTGGCGGACGAGAATTTGGCAAGTTGGGAAGAGTTGGCAGAAGTTCGCCGTTCTCAAGGTTTTAGTTTGGAAATTTGGGATTTACAGAAGGTAAAAGATAATTGCCCGCATTTGAATTTAGAAAAGGTAATTGCTGGGATTTATTCGCCACAAGATAGACAAGTCGATCCTACTGCTTTAACTTTAGCTTTGGTAGATGCTGCAACAAAAAATGGCGTGAATTTTCAGTTTGATACTAATGTTTCTGAAGTTGCACCTTTAGCTAAAGGTTGGCAGATAAAAACTCCAAATACTAATTTTGAATGTGATTGGTTGGTGTTAGCTTCTGGCTTAGGTTCTTCGCTTTTAACTAAATCGCTTTTACATCATGTTGATATTAGACCAGTTTTAGGTCAGGCTTTACATTTAAGATTAGATAGTCCTTTAGGAAATCCTGAGTTCCAACCAGTAATTACAGCAAATGATGTACATATTGTACCTGTGGGCGGAGGAGATTATTGGGTAGGCGCAACGGTGGAATTTCCGGTTGATGGCTATCAGGTGGAAGCTGATGCTAGTAGATTGGAATTGGTGCGACAAGAAGCGATCGCATTTTGCCCAGCTTTAGCCAACGCTACTATTATTAAATCATGGGTAGGTCTGCGTCCCCGCCCCGAAGGAAGACCAGCACCAGTTATCGGTAATTTACCAGGTTATAGCAACATTCTTTTAGCTACTGGTCACTATCGCAATGGTATTTTATTAGCACCTGCAACAGCCCAAGCTATTCGTTCTGCTATTAGGGATTGATTGAAAGGGGAAAGGG
This Phormidium ambiguum IAM M-71 DNA region includes the following protein-coding sequences:
- a CDS encoding NAD(P)/FAD-dependent oxidoreductase encodes the protein MVNVAIIGCGIIGATIAYELSLVSELNVTVIDQKSPAQGATSAALGVLMGIISHKVKGKAWQLRQSSMQRYETLIPELEKSLGREIPFNRQGILLLCLADENLASWEELAEVRRSQGFSLEIWDLQKVKDNCPHLNLEKVIAGIYSPQDRQVDPTALTLALVDAATKNGVNFQFDTNVSEVAPLAKGWQIKTPNTNFECDWLVLASGLGSSLLTKSLLHHVDIRPVLGQALHLRLDSPLGNPEFQPVITANDVHIVPVGGGDYWVGATVEFPVDGYQVEADASRLELVRQEAIAFCPALANATIIKSWVGLRPRPEGRPAPVIGNLPGYSNILLATGHYRNGILLAPATAQAIRSAIRD